A single Providencia manganoxydans DNA region contains:
- a CDS encoding transferase yields MNDITTINIYSFVQRPDLIAQSEVLLDALWPQFMCETAVPDEYWEQLYQEPMNHFQFLAATTVKGKETVIGVIKAVPFQWTDSDLTKLKEFGWDDIFNFAIENKQGDTRYISALSVTVEPKYRGYHIPELLISALKKAAMNYGAKAVVVPVRPTLKHCYPLQSFDDYCAWKNEKGEPFDPWIRTHWRLGGKILWPIYRSMVIEGTIEQWESWTGMRFMQSGQYVVPSALVPVSVDFEKQWIEYIEPNLWMIHPLEHG; encoded by the coding sequence ATGAACGATATCACGACGATAAACATTTATAGCTTTGTACAGCGCCCTGATTTGATCGCACAGTCGGAGGTGCTGTTAGACGCCTTATGGCCACAATTCATGTGTGAAACCGCAGTTCCTGATGAGTATTGGGAACAACTCTATCAAGAACCAATGAATCATTTCCAATTTTTAGCCGCCACAACGGTTAAGGGGAAAGAAACGGTTATTGGGGTAATTAAAGCTGTGCCTTTTCAATGGACTGATAGTGATCTTACTAAACTAAAAGAGTTTGGTTGGGATGATATTTTTAACTTTGCGATTGAGAACAAACAAGGGGATACCCGCTATATTTCAGCGTTATCAGTCACGGTTGAACCTAAATATCGTGGGTATCACATACCCGAATTGTTAATTAGCGCGTTGAAAAAAGCGGCGATGAACTATGGTGCAAAAGCCGTTGTCGTACCTGTTCGCCCAACGCTCAAACATTGTTATCCATTGCAATCATTCGATGATTATTGTGCTTGGAAAAATGAAAAGGGTGAGCCATTTGATCCATGGATCCGCACACATTGGCGACTAGGTGGTAAAATTTTATGGCCAATATACCGTTCAATGGTGATAGAAGGCACTATTGAACAGTGGGAGTCATGGACAGGTATGCGTTTTATGCAGTCAGGTCAATATGTAGTGCCTAGCGCACTTGTACCTGTTTCTGTTGATTTTGAAAAACAATGGATTGAGTATATCGAACCGAATTTGTGGATGATACACCCATTGGAACATGGATAA
- the mnmE gene encoding tRNA uridine-5-carboxymethylaminomethyl(34) synthesis GTPase MnmE produces MQTNDTIVAQATPPGRGGVGILRVSGPKAAFVAQTVLGKLPKPRYADYLPFRDVNDSVLDQGIALFFPGPNSFTGEDVLELQGHGGPVILDLLLKRILTIDGIRIANPGEFSERAFLNDKLDLAQAEAIADLIDASSEQAARSAMNSLQGAFSAQIHHMVEALTTLRIYVEAAIDFPDEEIDFLSDGKIEAKLDEVIADLGRVRGEARQGSLLREGMKVVIAGRPNAGKSSLLNALAGREAAIVTDIAGTTRDVLREHIHIDGMPLHIIDTAGLREASDEVERIGIERAWKEIEQADRVLFMLDSTTTDATEPQDIWPEFMARLPDTLPVTVIRNKADKTGEQIEFIEDARYPLIRLSAREEKGIDLLRDHLKETMGFNSNMEGGFLARRRHLQALDAAAIHLARGHEQLVVARSGELLAEELRLAQQELSEITGEFTSDDLLGRIFSSFCIGK; encoded by the coding sequence ATGCAAACCAATGATACGATTGTTGCGCAGGCAACGCCTCCTGGTCGTGGTGGGGTCGGTATATTACGAGTATCAGGCCCAAAAGCGGCATTCGTTGCTCAAACTGTATTGGGCAAACTACCAAAACCACGTTATGCAGACTACCTGCCTTTTCGTGATGTCAATGATAGTGTGCTTGACCAAGGGATTGCGCTTTTCTTTCCCGGCCCTAACTCCTTTACAGGTGAAGATGTTTTAGAACTACAAGGGCATGGTGGCCCTGTCATTCTTGATTTATTACTCAAACGTATTTTAACCATTGATGGTATTCGTATTGCTAACCCTGGCGAATTCTCTGAGCGTGCATTTTTAAATGATAAGCTGGATTTAGCACAAGCAGAAGCGATTGCTGATTTGATTGATGCGAGCTCAGAACAAGCTGCGCGTTCAGCGATGAATTCACTGCAAGGCGCTTTTTCTGCACAAATTCATCATATGGTTGAAGCATTAACGACTTTACGTATTTATGTTGAAGCTGCGATTGATTTTCCTGATGAAGAAATTGATTTTCTTTCTGATGGTAAAATCGAAGCCAAGCTGGATGAGGTGATTGCCGACTTAGGACGTGTTCGCGGCGAAGCGCGTCAAGGCAGTTTACTGCGTGAAGGGATGAAAGTGGTGATCGCTGGTCGTCCAAATGCAGGTAAATCAAGCTTATTGAATGCATTAGCAGGTCGTGAAGCTGCGATTGTAACCGATATCGCAGGTACGACCCGTGATGTCTTACGTGAACATATTCATATTGATGGCATGCCACTACATATTATTGATACGGCAGGTTTACGCGAAGCAAGTGACGAAGTTGAACGTATTGGTATTGAGCGAGCGTGGAAAGAGATTGAGCAGGCGGATCGGGTACTGTTTATGTTAGATAGTACAACCACCGATGCTACGGAGCCACAAGATATTTGGCCTGAATTTATGGCCCGTTTACCCGATACTTTGCCTGTCACTGTGATCCGCAATAAAGCAGATAAAACGGGAGAACAAATTGAATTTATTGAAGATGCCCGTTATCCACTGATCCGCCTTTCTGCTCGAGAGGAAAAGGGCATTGATTTGCTGCGCGACCATCTTAAAGAAACGATGGGTTTCAATAGCAATATGGAAGGTGGTTTTTTGGCACGTCGTCGCCACTTGCAAGCACTGGATGCCGCAGCGATACATTTAGCGCGAGGCCATGAGCAGTTAGTGGTGGCTCGTTCAGGTGAACTACTGGCGGAAGAATTACGTTTAGCACAACAAGAACTCAGTGAGATTACGGGTGAATTCACCTCAGATGACTTGTTAGGCCGTATTTTTTCTAGTTTTTGTATTGGTAAATAA